The Ziziphus jujuba cultivar Dongzao chromosome 3, ASM3175591v1 region ATGGTATTtcgaaaaaaaggaaaaaaaaaaagaaaaaaggaattttaAAAGTTGTTGATGGGTAAGTTTTTTTATTGAGAAGTTATAGTTGCACTATCAAATAACTCTATACagtttcattatatatttatatttatatttttatttaaaattattatatagaatatttactaattaaatatatttgtgttcaaaattatagtattgaatattttaaatgcgTTCAAAGTTATGTGattgaacattttaaatatatttaaaagtatgcgATTGAACGTTTTTAGATTTGAATATCTCGGATGTATTTAGAAGTATGTGACTGAATATTTCAAATGCATTTAGAAATATGCAACTAAACGTATTTAAAGGCGAACATTTCAAATATGTTCATAAATATGAGGTTaaatatctcaaataaatttaaaagtataaaaccaaaaatttttagaaatgttcataattttgaaattgaatattctaatgaatatatttttctattatacaaaagtattttaacataaaaaaaaaatttaaaatttctatgaCTATCGGTCTCATCTAAAAGTACTAGGAAAAATTTTCACTGAATAGTATTTGATTTGTAAACGatttataaacaataaaaaaatatttttttgatttaattaatactgtataaattttgtataatttaaatatacgaaatcttatataaaattattttatatattttatatattaaaataatagtgTATAAAAAATAGTACTCTATAaaacttctttttaattttttttttttttagacgtATGgctttttgaattaatttacaTTATTCCAGAAAATCGCTTTTTTCTATATGAAGGCCCAACAGAGgtcatacccaaaaaaaaatccttaaatagAAGTCCCATTTGTTGAAGCCCAAAATCCTTTTTACTGGGCCTACGTCGTTGCTTTCCAAACGGGTCATCTACGAGAAGCTACCACTCTCGATCAAGCCAACCCGAGCCTCTTTCGTCGCTGGTTCGTACTCTGCTTCTCTACTGCCATTGCAAGATCTTCTTCTTTCAACTGGGTCCATGAAATTCTTTCCATTCTTCACGGTTTGATTGGAACCCAGAAGCCGAAAGGCAACGAGAGGTAAGGAGAAAAGGAAGACTAAATTAGAACTTGGTAATATTTTAGATTTCAGTTGGGATTTAGCATTggttattttccttttttctttttttcttttttatttatagaagCACTATGAGTATAATTTAACGGCCAATTGAACCGTGTTCTTTGAATTGTGAAATGGTGGGAAGAAATTCTCATTTGGTTGTGTTATGATATTTTGGGTACTTCTAGAAAGGTTTAATCTTTGGTAGTTCTTTGTGTTTAAACTTCGATATAGGAGACAAAGACTGAGAATCTCAGATCAATAAAAGAATGgtttcattttcatttaatttcgaGTTCTGGAGAGTGAAAATTTTTGTCACTTATATTTACTTTACAATGGGGCTCTGTGACTGGCTAAGCTGCTTTGAAAGCTCAATATGTTATATGTGAATGATAATCTAaaacatattagaaaaaaagGGACGTGGGACTTCTTTACAagttcaatttattatattgaaaaaatatttcctaaagaatttcattttctaaagATTGAAATTCAAGTTCTTAATAAATTCTTTTCTCTTGCTTGTTCAAACAGATTTTAGCTTTCCCAAATTTTATCCTTATCGATTGCTAAAGTAATGGGTTTTTTGTTTACTAGTGGCCACATGAGACTTCATTTATTCAATATTGTTATGCTTATTTTCAGGAccctaaaagaaaacaaaggaatTTCTTGTACTAGTTTAGAACCACATTTTCATGTTGAAACAGCAGGATTGAATTCTGAATCTGAGATGAAAATTTTGTGATGAAATGAATCTGATTTTCTGACTGCAATAGTTATCCTGCCTCAAATCAGTGTATACTTACTTGAACTGCATATGTAGGGATACAATGACAGGTGCTGCTAGCGGACATGATTTTCTTGACAGTGATGGAGGTTCAGATGATGaaacttttgaaaaattttgtgaACATGAAGCTGTGGAAGATGAGCTGCTGCCTCGTTGTAGTTTAAATAATGATGTAAATGATTGCCTGATTCCAAAAGAACTGCATGTGGAAGGCTTAAGTGCTGAAAGTTTGGAACCATATGCTGGGATGACTTTTCCCTCACTAGAGGATGCACGTAATTTCTATTATGAATATGCCAAGCATACAGGTTTCACAATACGAACAAATCGAATCCGACATTCATTGAAGAACATGGCTATAATCGGTAGGGACTTTGTATGTTCCAGGGAGGGTTTTCGTGCTGCAAAGCATACACTTAGAAAAGATAGGGTTCTTCCTCCTCGCCCAATTACAAGGGAAGGATGCAAAGCTATGATAAGGTTGGCGGCAAGGGATGGAGGGAAATGGGTAGTTACAAAGTTTGTTCATGATCACAACCACAAACTAATGACTTCTTGTAAATTTTCAGGGGAACTACCAATTGTAAATATACTTAGTGAGGTATGTCAATCTAACAATAGAACTTATGTTTTCTATCAAATCTGTAAAATCTCAACTAGTATTTATTTGTTGAGCTGTCTGAAATTGAACTTAAAATTGATTGGTCATACTTTATTTGTTTCAAAGTGCTTGTAGCATCTCTACACCCTTGACATTCAAGGTTGCTGGCTTATGATTATCTTGAAGTATATTTTTTCGCTGAAAATCCTAACCAAACTTCTAAGCCCTAGACATGTGGTATTGATTTTGAAGCTTCAGTTccttgttttcctttttctatttcCTTGTCTGAAAAACCCTTTTGTAATTACATGGTGTCTTTGCTTCAGGAAATGAgtttcatttaatttgttttactaTTGCATTTATCCATAAGATTTTTGAATTTAACTGTCATCTACTGATTTTTAGACTTACTAATTTTGCACCATGTTTGGGTCATCTTTCTTGTAATATCAGAATAAGATTTTTGAATTTAACTGTCATCTACTGATTTTTAGACTTACTAATTTTGCACCATGTTTGGGTCATCTTCCTTGTAATATCAGAAGGTGTATTTTACTCTTTGCTTCTATTCTTGAATTGAGTCTGAGCTTTGTGCAAGAGGTCTTACTGTTTTTGGAGTTCATATCACTTTTGACCAGCGTATCCACTCTAAGTTACATGGGCATAATGTCTCATGCTTGCATTGGAACAAATTGATACTTTCCTGAAGTCACTTATTCATTCCATTCTTGTTTCTGCCTCTTCCATTTATGGTTTATAGTTTTACCTTGTAACTCAAGATATATTTAGTATTTGGTTCATGGTTAACATTTGAACGTAGTATGATGATATGAGATGGATAAAGTGTGGGCAAAACAATTCAGATGTtgcaaatgaaattttaaatgatagCACAGGATAGAAAAAGTTGCTATTGTTTTGTAAACTTGTGTGAAAAtactttctttaaaagaaaatggAGATTATAAAGATGTGTTAATGAAGCATAGCCTGCCTTTCAAAAACAGATGAGATACATGGTATAGAATTATAAAGAAAGGCAGTTGAATCAATCACGTGACATTACAGCCAAAGATGATTACAACACAAAAAATGGACTATGAAGGAAACTTGTTTAGGCCTTCTACTTTTAGCATGAAAGGTTCATTGATAGATATATTCCATGACTGAAATTTGGATAGTAAGAGAGGATATAAATACCTGTTGGGTCTTGCATAAAAGGCATGTTAGCAATGCAGAGGTAGAGCATTTAGGGCATGTGGAATTTTCATATTAGTGGAGCCATTTAATTTACAACTGAAGATGATGAGAACATCAAAGAAACGATgggtattataaaatttttgtttagaCCTTCtaatatgatttttcttttttcctttttacttttttatttatttatttatttatttatgtagatAGCACAATGTCTTATTTCTtatcaaaaatggaaaattaaaaagggaaaagaaagctGAAAATAACAATCTCTATGCACTGAGgatgttattttgttttttcttttattttattttattatatgttagtCAGCGACTGAGAAATCTATTGATAGTGATGGTTCATCatgttaaaaaattttgaatgtaGCAATCACCAAGATTGGCCTTCTTATAACTAGTGTGGCTTCTTTCAAACTTGTCTTTTTGCATGTCACTTGTGCAGCTACAACCTACCTTACATGTTGAGTGTTTTATATATGtgtcatatataattttgataatagCAGTCACTAGTTTGTAATGATTGCCTGCTTGTTGTTGAAAGTGGAGATACCATAAATCCTATTTGATACCTTATTATCATGGGTGTTAAGTGCGGCCTTTATGGTAGAACCATCGTGAATCCTTGATGGATGACAATTGGTCTTAAATACTATTGCTGAAGATGATTGTCAAGGTTTATAACCACATTCCAATATCTTTTTGAACTATTTTGAATATCTTCTGAAAGTTGATCCTGTTATTGAACATGTGTTTTTACTGTATAACCAAATAATTTTAAGTGAAAATTTGTGGAGATCAGCAAAGTTTGTTTGTGCATAGCAAATAGTATGTGCTTTATTATTCAAACTAGAGAGTGTTTTACATTATCTGATGTacaattttatatcaaaaacaGAATCAATCTCATTCAACCTCTAATTGGAGAAAGTGGTCTTGCTCCATCATCTGAACTGTAACTAAGATATGGTAATCAAGGGGAAAATTTTATACTGATTTTTCTATGTAAGGAGATACAGGGGGGATATCTCCAGTTTCTCTTATTGGAATTATTTGTAGGATTTCCCTAGAAATTAGAGGCTGCAATTATAGCGCTATATCCATCTTAAATTTTTGTCATGGTTTGATATTTTGTACTACAAGGTACATGTTGATTATTAGATTTATGACTTATTTCTGCTAGTAACATTCATTCAAGATATAACCTCGTGAACAAGTTGGTTGCCAATCTGAGAGTATTCCCCATAACCTTAACAAAGAATACGCTAGTATTTTGACTGCAACTCTAACATTGCACAGTTTAATCTCAGTAGATTGTAATAGTAATTCGGTAATTCTTGCTCAAGTACATTGCTTTTTATCCTTGTTCTCTTCAAATTTGTTCTTTGTCCTTGTGAGTTGCTGATTTTGAATCATAAAATTGCATATGCAGGAAGAGAAGGATAAAAAAATCCAAGATCTGTACGATGAGCTGCAACATGAAAGACAACGATCTGTAGCATTACAACATCAGCTAAGCATGATTCTCGAGGATCTTGAAGAACACGCTGAGTTCATGTCTATTAGAGTTGAAGATATAATTAACAGCATAAAAGAAATTGAACTTGGTGACCTGTAGCTTTCCAGCCATGGAAAATGCACATTTTATGGTACCAAATATATGTCATCTAATTGAAATCATGACCCGTTTTACCAAATTAGAGAATTAAGTACATATCGCTGGGTGATCTGGAAATGTATTTTTGGCTTGatgtttattttccttttctaagATTATTTTCCAAGAAGACGCATGCAGGTCACTTACCTGCCAATTTCCAACTCATTATTGTTCATTAAATATCAAGCTACTGATTTTGTAACATTGTTGTTGTCCCTTTTCTGTCTTTTACATTCTTTTTTGTTCATCTTGGTGAATATGTTTTTTTAcatgatattaaattttatttattttgaattcaaaaataTGGTAGTTGAATGATTAACTTCACTCTATCCTCAAAGTCAAAGGTAGTAACTTACCAGAAAGAAGCCCTTGAACCATCATACTGTGGGAAGGTGGTGATTTGAGTTTTGACAAGTTATCTTATCGCCTCGAATGGTTTTATGCCGTAATGCTGTAAGACTGTATGGTGCAGGATTATGGCTTGACTCATATGATACTACCAAGGaggtatttttcttttcaaaaaaaaaaaaaaaatcacgctATCCTTTTGAAGTTTAATACCTTAGAGCATTTTACAATTCTGTGAAACATGTTTATTTTCCATCTGAAGTCTTATACTAGGTACTTAAATCATAATGAAACTATCCAAAAGAGGAAAATCATGATGAAACTAACAATTAAGCAGATAGAGAAACTATTTGATGAAACTAAATAGAATATTGAGTGATTCTTCAACATCTTCTGGTTCAAAAAGTCTGAAAATAAGATCATTATTGTTAAGGAAAATTAGATGGCAGACCATTCAATAATACTATTGAACAATATTTTATCGGTCCTGTATTAACTTATTTCTCTTGTTTGGAATGTTCAACCGACAATCCAGTACAAACAGGTTTAGGGATCCAAAGCTAATAgaccaatttttcttttttcttttttttttttttttttttctttcttttgtgtgCTATTGATGATTCTACCCCATGGTTTCCCTACATAGTCCATAAGACATAAAGATGTAAAGTAATATACAATTCCACAAACAGAAATCAAAAGTTGCAAAATCCACCAAACCAAACTTTTACTAATTTTAATGACAAAATTCCACAACAAAAGAAACCcaagttatatatattcttttcatgccaacatcatttttttttttttttctcctccccCATCCATCCCTCTCTCCCATCTCCCAAAAGCTTACCGACCATCCATGGATTTGGCCGTCGTTCTGTTCGACACGTGTCAACTTTTTACCGGCCAAGACTAC contains the following coding sequences:
- the LOC107422101 gene encoding protein FAR1-RELATED SEQUENCE 5; translation: MTGAASGHDFLDSDGGSDDETFEKFCEHEAVEDELLPRCSLNNDVNDCLIPKELHVEGLSAESLEPYAGMTFPSLEDARNFYYEYAKHTGFTIRTNRIRHSLKNMAIIGRDFVCSREGFRAAKHTLRKDRVLPPRPITREGCKAMIRLAARDGGKWVVTKFVHDHNHKLMTSCKFSGELPIVNILSEEEKDKKIQDLYDELQHERQRSVALQHQLSMILEDLEEHAEFMSIRVEDIINSIKEIELGDL